GGCTGCCTGGAAAAGAAAAGCCGATTCAACAAGGCCCGGGCCGCGGGCGTCTACGACGGCCCCTTGCGCACCGCCATCCATCGCCTGAAGTACAATCAAAAGACCGCCCTGGCAGCGCCCATGGGCGGCATGCTGGAGCAAGCGTACCTAAACCATTACGGCGCAGGAAGCGCGGACCTGGCCGTCCCGGTTCCTTTGCACGCAAAAAGGCTGCGGCAAAGGGGTTTCAACCAGGCCCTTGTTCTGGTAAAACATTGGGGAAGGAAAAATGGACAGTTTCCGCCCGTGGAAGCCGGGGCTCTTGCCCGGGTGCGCTGGACCCAAACCCAGGCCGGGCTCAAAGCCAAAGAGCGCGCCAAAAACATACGGGGCGCCTTTGCCGTGG
Above is a genomic segment from Desulfatibacillum aliphaticivorans DSM 15576 containing:
- a CDS encoding ComF family protein, translated to MLTASVKILKNAFLDALYPPKCAACGEFIPEAPPSPLPKFLCPDCLMDYTPAASPLCLKCGMPFVSPEGPDHLCGGCLEKKSRFNKARAAGVYDGPLRTAIHRLKYNQKTALAAPMGGMLEQAYLNHYGAGSADLAVPVPLHAKRLRQRGFNQALVLVKHWGRKNGQFPPVEAGALARVRWTQTQAGLKAKERAKNIRGAFAVVRPDLVRGKTVLLVDDVFTTGATANECAKALLKAGAKKVDVLTLAVVVR